The genomic stretch AACCGCTCCAGCCCGCTGTACGCCTGGGCCAGGGCCGGGGGCAGAAGGCCGGCCAGCACCTTGCTCCCGTCCAGGGGCGGCACCGGCAGGCAGTTGAAGACCGCCAGCAGAAGGTTGATCCAGACGCTGGCCAGGCACATGCCCAGAAGCGGTCGCAGGAAGAAGGCGGGCAGGAGCGGGCCAGCCAGAATGAGGAGCTTCAAGGCCCCGGCACTGGCTACGGCCAGGATGAGGTTGGCGGCCGGACCGGCCAGGGAGACCAGCATGAGATCCCGGCGCGGCCGGGCAAAATGGCTGGGGGTCACCGGCACCGGCTTGGCCCAGCCGATCTTGGCCACGAAGAAGATGAGGGTGCCCCAAGGGTCAAGGTGGGCCAGGGGGTTGGCGGTCAGGCGGCCCAGACGCCGGGCGGTGGGGTCGCCGAGCCGGTCTGCGACAAGGCCGTGGGCCAGCTCGTGGCCGGTGATGGCCAGGAGGAACCCGGGCAGGAGGAGAACCAGCTCCGAGATGGTCTCGTGCAGGCTCATGATCCGGCCGCCGGGCGGCTGGCTGCGGCCCCCCCCCGGCGGCTGCGGCCGGCAGGCTGGGGGAAGTGCGCCAGGACATAGGCCTCCTCGTCGTCCCGGCTGGCCACCTCGCCGTCCAGGCGCGCCTCCAGGAGCTGGGCGAGGATGGACTTGAAGACGGGACCCGGCTGATAGCCCAGGGCCTTGAGATCGGTACCGTCCAGGATGGTCCGGGTGCTGCGCAGGCTGGTCACGTAGCTGGAGATGGCCTTCTGCGCGGATTCCCTGGGGGTGAGGGCCATGGTCGCCAGGATGCCCTCGATGGACAGGCCGCCCAGGAGGCGGTAGATCTCGCTGGGCCGGATGGAGGCGCGGCGACTGAGGCTCTTGTGCACCTTGTCGCCGAAGACCTTGTTCTGGAGGAAGATCGCCGCCAGGCGGCTGGGCACCTCGAAACGGTGGCAGAAGTCCTGGCATTCCGAGACCGGTTGCGGTGCCAGAAGCACCAGCAGGTAGACCATCCAGTGCTGGCAGGGCT from Thermodesulfobacteriota bacterium encodes the following:
- a CDS encoding site-2 protease family protein; translated protein: MSLHETISELVLLLPGFLLAITGHELAHGLVADRLGDPTARRLGRLTANPLAHLDPWGTLIFFVAKIGWAKPVPVTPSHFARPRRDLMLVSLAGPAANLILAVASAGALKLLILAGPLLPAFFLRPLLGMCLASVWINLLLAVFNCLPVPPLDGSKVLAGLLPPALAQAYSGLERFGFLILLILVATGTLSRIISPVIHLAQQLLLG